A window from Cryobacterium sp. SO1 encodes these proteins:
- a CDS encoding amidohydrolase family protein, with amino-acid sequence MAAEPVDLILTADAVLTVDAAGTVVEAGAVAIRAGVIVGVGPAVDLLARFVAGEVLESPGCVIAPGWVNTHTHLAMNLFRGAADDVTLEVFLERMIGAEMRTLSAETVSIGARAGIAECLAGGTTTALDMYWFPRASRAVAAKAGFRLLNGPIFMGNQDPEGRDFAGMLAEARAILADNRAETPDEDLWVMPHSAYLLDRGQLESIRALADDVGARVHTHASESHGEVAMATQVNGDRPVAVLDQAGLLTAQTVLAHAVHLTDGEIHRIAASGAAVAHCPISNLKLGCGIARVPELLAADAAVALGTDGAASAGALDMFAAVRMAALLHKGTTNDPTMISAERAVRLGTVDGARAVGLADVGTIEAGMQADLQVVRVATLNAQPTRDPWSALVYAATATDVRHTVARGRIVLRDRVLQTIDEDTALRELSEAAAR; translated from the coding sequence ATGGCCGCCGAGCCGGTCGACCTGATCCTCACCGCGGATGCCGTGCTCACCGTCGACGCCGCGGGCACCGTCGTCGAGGCCGGCGCCGTCGCCATCCGGGCCGGGGTGATCGTGGGCGTCGGGCCGGCCGTCGACCTGCTTGCCCGCTTCGTGGCAGGGGAGGTGCTCGAGAGCCCTGGCTGCGTGATCGCCCCCGGCTGGGTGAACACCCACACCCACCTGGCCATGAACCTGTTCAGGGGCGCGGCCGACGATGTCACCCTCGAAGTCTTCCTCGAACGCATGATCGGTGCCGAGATGCGCACCCTGAGCGCCGAGACCGTGTCGATCGGCGCCCGCGCCGGCATCGCCGAATGTCTGGCGGGCGGCACCACCACGGCCCTGGACATGTACTGGTTTCCCCGGGCCAGCCGCGCCGTCGCCGCCAAGGCGGGCTTCCGGCTGCTGAACGGCCCGATCTTCATGGGCAATCAAGACCCGGAAGGCCGCGATTTCGCCGGCATGCTCGCCGAGGCACGCGCCATCCTCGCCGACAACCGGGCCGAGACCCCCGACGAGGACCTCTGGGTGATGCCGCACTCCGCGTACCTGCTCGATCGCGGGCAGCTCGAGAGCATCCGCGCGTTGGCCGACGACGTCGGGGCCCGCGTGCACACCCACGCCTCCGAAAGCCACGGCGAGGTGGCGATGGCGACGCAGGTCAACGGTGACCGGCCGGTGGCCGTGCTCGATCAAGCCGGGCTGCTCACCGCCCAGACGGTTCTGGCTCACGCCGTGCACCTCACCGACGGCGAGATCCACCGCATCGCGGCCAGCGGCGCCGCCGTGGCGCACTGCCCGATCTCCAACCTCAAGCTGGGCTGCGGCATCGCCCGGGTGCCCGAACTCCTCGCCGCCGACGCCGCCGTGGCCCTGGGCACCGACGGGGCCGCATCCGCCGGCGCCCTCGACATGTTCGCGGCCGTGCGGATGGCCGCCCTGCTGCACAAGGGCACCACGAACGACCCCACCATGATCAGTGCCGAACGAGCCGTGCGACTCGGCACCGTCGACGGCGCTCGCGCGGTGGGGCTGGCGGATGTGGGTACCATCGAGGCCGGCATGCAGGCCGACCTGCAGGTGGTGCGGGTCGCGACCCTGAACGCGCAGCCCACTCGCGACCCCTGGTCCGCACTGGTTTACGCCGCCACGGCCACCGACGTGCGGCACACCGTTGCGCGGGGCCGGATCGTGCTGCGCGACCGGGTGCTGCAGACCATCGACGAGGACACGGCCCTGCGCGAGCTTTCGGAGGCCGCCGCCCGCTAG
- a CDS encoding LssY C-terminal domain-containing protein, translated as MPEIAAGPSGRRRVSPGAVVDSFFFVLAGFASVWLAVLLATESLALGWGLLWFAVLFWALLAYLVLPRLHRILTRLYVPDYFIGRTRTSDGLLGDPVNLAVTGSAEQLHAALAAAGWIRADDVTLASSWRIVTATVRRRSYLQAPVSPLLLFERVQDFAYQQEVADNPAKRHHVRFWRCPDGWMLPGGHRVDWLAAGTFDRSVGLSLFTLQVTHKIDEHTDIDRDHIVASIRQAAPETRIVLLRDFATGYHSRNGGGDSIQTDGDLPVIDLRGMPPAGDRTGEPEPGTPARGEPGAVIELTGLS; from the coding sequence ATGCCAGAGATCGCGGCGGGGCCATCCGGTCGTCGGCGCGTCTCGCCCGGGGCCGTTGTCGACTCGTTCTTCTTCGTGCTGGCCGGATTCGCGTCGGTGTGGCTGGCGGTGCTGCTGGCCACCGAGAGCCTGGCCCTGGGCTGGGGGCTGCTCTGGTTCGCGGTACTTTTCTGGGCGCTGCTGGCCTACCTGGTCTTGCCGAGGCTGCACCGCATCCTCACCAGGCTCTACGTGCCCGATTACTTCATCGGCCGCACCCGCACGAGCGACGGCCTGCTCGGCGACCCGGTCAACCTCGCGGTCACCGGTAGCGCCGAGCAGCTGCACGCGGCGCTCGCCGCGGCGGGCTGGATCCGAGCGGACGACGTGACGCTGGCCTCGAGCTGGCGCATCGTGACGGCAACGGTGCGCCGGCGCAGTTACCTGCAGGCGCCGGTGAGTCCGCTGCTGCTCTTTGAGAGGGTGCAGGACTTCGCCTACCAGCAGGAGGTGGCGGACAATCCGGCCAAACGCCACCACGTGCGCTTCTGGCGCTGTCCAGACGGGTGGATGCTGCCCGGCGGGCACCGGGTGGATTGGCTGGCGGCCGGCACGTTCGACCGGTCGGTGGGGTTGAGTCTGTTCACGCTGCAGGTCACCCACAAGATCGACGAGCACACCGACATCGACCGCGACCACATCGTGGCCAGCATCCGCCAGGCGGCGCCGGAGACCCGCATCGTGCTGCTGCGGGACTTCGCCACCGGCTATCACTCCCGCAACGGCGGCGGCGACAGCATCCAGACGGATGGAGATCTGCCGGTGATCGACCTACGCGGAATGCCGCCGGCCGGAGACCGGACCGGCGAACCTGAGCCCGGAACGCCGGCGCGCGGCGAGCCCGGCGCCGTCATCGAGCTCACCGGGCTGTCGTGA
- a CDS encoding thioesterase family protein gives MHMFFRTLLHTLLSRFGPRLGHYDVARTRFITLPTDQDTLRHMNNGVYLSIMDIARFDMLHRTGIWAIFQAKGWYPVVVAETISFRKSLTLGQRFTVESRILGFDDKAVYVEQRFVRPVEGPDATPGEVEVYARGFIRGRFLKRTGGVVTIDELTDAVGAVPDEVTVPNWLLEWSADVAMPATRAPAPSVWE, from the coding sequence GTGCACATGTTCTTCCGAACCCTGCTTCACACTCTGCTGTCACGCTTCGGTCCGCGCCTCGGGCACTACGACGTCGCCCGCACGCGGTTCATCACGCTGCCCACCGACCAGGACACCCTGCGGCACATGAACAACGGCGTTTACCTGTCGATCATGGACATCGCCAGATTCGACATGCTGCACCGCACCGGCATCTGGGCGATCTTCCAGGCCAAGGGCTGGTATCCGGTCGTGGTGGCCGAGACCATCAGCTTCCGCAAGTCGCTCACCCTCGGCCAGCGGTTCACCGTGGAGTCTCGCATCCTGGGCTTCGACGACAAGGCCGTCTACGTCGAGCAGCGCTTTGTGCGACCCGTCGAAGGCCCGGATGCAACGCCCGGCGAGGTCGAGGTCTACGCCCGCGGCTTCATCCGGGGCCGGTTTCTCAAGCGCACGGGCGGCGTGGTCACCATCGACGAACTCACGGATGCCGTCGGTGCCGTGCCCGACGAAGTGACCGTTCCGAATTGGCTGCTCGAATGGAGCGCCGACGTGGCAATGCC
- a CDS encoding rhodanese-related sulfurtransferase, which produces MAIPKILLYYVFTPLADPEAIRLWQRDLCESLGLRGRILISKDGLNGTVGGDLPALKRYVRKTRQYAPFAEIDFKWSEGTGLDVAGATLDFPRLVVKVRDEIVSFGSPESLSVDAGGVVGGGTRLAPAELHALVAERGDDVVFFDGRNAFEAEIGRFRGAVVPDVANTREFAAELDSGKYDHLKGQPVVTYCTGGIRCEVLSSLMKDRGFGEVYQLEGGIVRYGEAYGDDGLWDGSLYVFDQRISVDFSDHAAVFGHCQVCGAGTKNMLNCRDLSCREQLVMCLDCVALAAPACAAHAA; this is translated from the coding sequence ATGGCCATCCCGAAGATCCTGCTCTACTACGTCTTCACCCCGCTCGCCGACCCCGAGGCCATTCGCCTGTGGCAGCGTGACCTCTGCGAGTCGCTCGGCCTGCGCGGCCGTATCCTGATCTCGAAGGACGGCCTCAACGGCACCGTGGGCGGCGACCTGCCCGCGCTCAAGCGCTACGTGCGCAAGACCCGCCAATACGCCCCGTTCGCCGAGATCGACTTCAAGTGGAGCGAGGGCACCGGCCTGGATGTGGCCGGGGCGACCCTGGACTTTCCGCGCCTGGTTGTCAAGGTGCGCGACGAGATCGTGAGCTTCGGCTCACCGGAGTCCCTGAGCGTGGACGCCGGCGGCGTCGTCGGCGGGGGCACCCGCCTGGCTCCGGCCGAGCTGCATGCCCTGGTCGCCGAACGCGGTGACGACGTGGTGTTTTTTGACGGCCGCAACGCGTTCGAGGCCGAGATCGGCCGGTTCCGGGGCGCCGTAGTGCCGGATGTGGCTAACACCCGCGAGTTCGCGGCCGAGCTCGACAGCGGCAAGTACGACCATCTCAAGGGCCAGCCGGTGGTGACCTACTGCACCGGAGGCATCCGCTGCGAGGTGCTCTCGTCGCTGATGAAGGACCGCGGCTTCGGCGAGGTCTATCAACTCGAGGGCGGCATCGTGCGTTACGGCGAGGCGTACGGCGACGACGGCCTGTGGGACGGCTCCCTGTATGTGTTCGACCAGCGGATTTCGGTGGACTTCAGCGATCACGCCGCGGTGTTCGGGCACTGCCAGGTCTGCGGCGCAGGCACCAAGAACATGCTCAATTGCCGGGACCTGTCCTGCCGGGAGCAACTCGTGATGTGCCTGGACTGCGTGGCCCTGGCCGCCCCGGCCTGTGCGGCGCACGCCGCCTGA
- a CDS encoding cysteine desulfurase-like protein translates to MTYDVESIRAHFPALSAGTVHFDSPGGTQTPRSVGQAILDTLTGPLSIRGRRSLSERNADDAVTGFRSAMADLLGADPLGIVYGRSATQLTYDFSRHLARDWGPGDEIVVSRLDHDANIRPWLQAAGHAGATVVWADFDPATGELPAAAVAAVLTDRTRLVAVTAASNLIGTRPPIAEIAAVVHRAGALLFVDGVHYVPHAYVDLAALGADFFVCSPYKFFGPHCGVLAADPARLAGIHPDKLLPSTDAVPERFELGTLPYETLAGVIAAVDFLAGLGELATGVAPRPSVSRRERLRTSLRLAEAHEDALRGRLETGLAALPGVTVYSRSAERTPTVLVGFAHRPAADATEFLFERGILAPSGSFYALEASRHLGLGETGALRIGLAPYSTDGEIDALLAAVTEFAPR, encoded by the coding sequence GTGACCTACGACGTCGAATCGATCCGCGCCCACTTTCCCGCACTGTCCGCCGGAACCGTGCACTTCGACAGTCCGGGCGGCACGCAGACCCCGCGGAGCGTGGGGCAGGCGATTCTCGACACCCTCACCGGCCCGCTGTCCATCCGCGGTCGCCGCAGCCTCTCCGAGCGAAACGCCGACGACGCCGTCACCGGGTTTCGTTCGGCGATGGCCGACCTTCTCGGCGCCGACCCGCTCGGCATCGTCTACGGGCGCAGCGCCACCCAACTCACCTACGACTTCTCCCGCCACCTCGCCCGGGACTGGGGCCCCGGCGACGAGATCGTGGTGTCGCGGCTCGACCACGACGCCAACATCCGCCCGTGGCTGCAGGCCGCCGGTCACGCGGGTGCAACAGTGGTCTGGGCGGACTTCGACCCCGCCACCGGGGAACTGCCCGCGGCCGCAGTGGCCGCGGTACTCACCGACCGCACCCGCCTCGTCGCGGTGACCGCCGCCTCCAACCTGATCGGCACCCGGCCGCCGATCGCCGAGATCGCCGCCGTGGTGCACCGGGCCGGGGCACTGCTCTTCGTCGATGGCGTGCATTACGTGCCGCACGCATACGTTGACCTCGCCGCGCTCGGCGCCGACTTCTTCGTCTGCTCGCCGTACAAGTTCTTCGGCCCGCACTGCGGGGTGCTCGCGGCCGACCCGGCGCGTCTGGCCGGCATCCACCCCGACAAACTGCTGCCCTCGACAGATGCGGTGCCTGAGCGTTTCGAACTCGGCACCCTGCCCTACGAGACCCTGGCCGGGGTCATCGCCGCGGTCGACTTCCTCGCCGGCCTCGGCGAGCTGGCCACCGGGGTGGCACCGCGCCCCAGCGTCAGCCGCCGGGAACGCCTCCGCACCTCACTGCGACTGGCCGAGGCGCATGAGGATGCCCTCCGCGGCCGGCTGGAGACCGGACTGGCCGCCCTGCCCGGGGTGACGGTGTATTCCCGCTCCGCCGAGCGCACCCCGACGGTGCTGGTGGGATTCGCACACCGGCCCGCCGCCGACGCCACCGAGTTCCTGTTCGAGCGCGGGATCCTCGCCCCCTCCGGCTCGTTCTACGCGCTTGAGGCCTCCCGGCACCTGGGCCTGGGCGAGACCGGGGCGCTGCGCATCGGCCTGGCCCCGTACAGCACCGACGGCGAGATCGACGCGCTCCTCGCGGCCGTCACCGAGTTCGCGCCCCGCTGA
- a CDS encoding IS1182 family transposase: protein MQGCDDGQREIYDVDAVAGHLLPPGSVFAFLAAHRRELFPDDAFADLFSSQNGRPSIPADVIASVMVLQTLHNLSDREAAEALTYDLRWKAACGFALTETSFHPTVLVYWRKRLAASDRPHRIFEAVTAVIAQSGALSGRKRRALDSTILEDAVARQDTVTQLVGQIRRVGREIPGADVSVAGLTGHDYSQPGKPDIAWDDRDARDELVSRLVTDALALLGSINVHILNKKQQETVALLALVAGQDVEPADGSDGTDGRWRIARRVAPDRVISTVDPDARHAHKSRQKKIDGYKAHVNAEPDTGLVTAAMLTKASGSQNSDAARGGELLAADVSIGEQNIDVLGDSAYGSGGLLTEIHAAGHRPIIKPMPLGRAVPGGFTIDDFTVDETLQTVTCPAGNVRSLSPKRRASFGSSCQACPLMAQCTTAKSGKKMQIHPLDQVRREHRVTAQDPDFQALYRQHRPMIERTLAWMTRGARRVRYRGVAKNNAGWVIRAAAINLKRLLNLGLTSQNGVWALG from the coding sequence ATGCAGGGTTGTGATGATGGTCAGCGTGAGATTTACGATGTCGATGCCGTAGCGGGGCACTTGCTTCCGCCTGGATCGGTGTTCGCTTTCCTTGCAGCGCACCGTCGGGAGCTGTTTCCCGACGATGCGTTTGCGGACTTGTTTTCCTCGCAGAACGGCCGCCCGTCAATACCGGCGGACGTGATCGCGTCGGTGATGGTGTTGCAAACACTGCACAACCTTTCCGACAGGGAAGCGGCCGAGGCGTTGACGTATGACCTGCGGTGGAAAGCCGCCTGCGGGTTCGCGCTGACTGAAACCTCTTTCCACCCGACCGTGCTGGTCTATTGGCGCAAACGCTTGGCTGCCAGTGACCGGCCGCACCGCATTTTTGAGGCCGTGACCGCGGTCATTGCCCAGTCCGGAGCATTGTCGGGGCGCAAACGCCGGGCGTTGGACTCAACAATTTTGGAGGATGCGGTTGCCCGGCAGGACACCGTCACGCAGCTGGTCGGACAGATCCGCCGTGTTGGCCGGGAGATCCCCGGCGCGGACGTGAGCGTCGCCGGCTTGACCGGCCATGATTACTCCCAGCCGGGCAAGCCCGACATTGCGTGGGACGACCGCGACGCCCGCGACGAGCTCGTCTCCCGCCTGGTCACCGATGCTCTCGCTCTGCTGGGCAGCATCAACGTCCATATCCTCAACAAGAAGCAGCAGGAAACCGTCGCGCTGCTTGCCTTGGTCGCCGGCCAAGACGTGGAACCCGCCGACGGGTCCGACGGGACCGACGGGCGGTGGCGGATCGCCCGCCGGGTCGCTCCCGACCGGGTGATTTCCACCGTCGATCCTGATGCCCGCCATGCGCACAAGAGCCGCCAGAAAAAGATCGACGGCTATAAAGCCCACGTCAACGCGGAGCCCGACACCGGGTTGGTGACGGCGGCAATGCTCACGAAAGCCTCTGGTTCGCAAAACAGCGACGCGGCTCGCGGCGGCGAGCTGCTCGCGGCCGACGTCAGCATCGGTGAGCAAAACATTGACGTGCTGGGTGATTCGGCCTATGGCAGCGGCGGGCTCCTGACCGAGATTCATGCCGCTGGGCACCGGCCGATCATCAAGCCGATGCCGCTGGGCCGAGCCGTTCCGGGCGGATTCACCATCGATGACTTCACCGTGGATGAAACCCTGCAGACCGTGACCTGCCCGGCCGGGAACGTCCGGTCGCTCAGCCCGAAACGACGGGCCAGTTTTGGTAGTTCGTGCCAGGCCTGCCCGCTGATGGCGCAGTGCACCACCGCGAAGTCCGGCAAGAAGATGCAGATTCATCCGCTGGATCAGGTTCGCCGGGAGCACCGCGTCACCGCTCAGGACCCGGACTTTCAAGCCCTTTATCGCCAGCACCGTCCAATGATTGAACGGACGCTGGCGTGGATGACGCGCGGGGCCCGGCGGGTCCGCTACCGCGGCGTTGCCAAGAACAATGCGGGGTGGGTGATCCGTGCTGCCGCGATCAATCTCAAACGGCTCCTCAACCTCGGTTTGACCAGCCAGAACGGGGTTTGGGCCCTTGGATAA
- a CDS encoding alpha/beta hydrolase gives MFHTSPQSSNSFDPAAGPAANSHLTHRETGLSRVPVWLWKALMTRIAPGELHKFNADPIDDVDYNFDLDYVGDGIRDHRLDVLVPHERHDSDSHDAQHGPVAGSSRDPLPVYIYFHGGGWTSGDKAPLTKYAASQAVEGMVVVNANYRMATRFKIGHMLSDANAVLTWVKRNILDYGGDATRIVIGGDSAGGHIAALLTAAAHDEDLAAHYNLDLQVEPEHLRGLVQHCSIADFSVMFERGFVLSLNFLRMLLPERSRGMSLRDAARFLSPIEWLDKGFPPVFITTSERDYFYRANLNFIKALRRRSILADTVIYGRHRTNTRHTWQQDARHPESQEVYRRLGSFVRTVAALPAQAAHALTATAPGEPVPA, from the coding sequence ATGTTCCACACCTCCCCCCAGTCCAGCAACAGCTTCGACCCCGCCGCCGGCCCTGCCGCGAACTCGCACCTCACGCACCGGGAGACCGGTTTGTCCAGGGTGCCGGTCTGGCTCTGGAAAGCCCTCATGACGCGAATCGCGCCGGGGGAACTGCACAAGTTCAACGCCGACCCGATCGACGACGTCGACTACAACTTCGACCTCGACTACGTGGGCGACGGCATCCGCGACCACCGCCTCGACGTCCTCGTGCCGCACGAGCGCCACGACAGCGACAGCCACGACGCTCAGCACGGGCCCGTCGCGGGCTCGAGCAGAGACCCGCTCCCCGTCTACATCTACTTCCACGGCGGCGGCTGGACCTCCGGCGACAAGGCACCGCTCACCAAGTACGCCGCCAGCCAGGCCGTCGAGGGCATGGTGGTCGTCAACGCCAACTACCGCATGGCCACCCGCTTCAAGATCGGCCACATGCTGAGCGACGCCAACGCCGTGCTCACCTGGGTCAAGCGCAACATCCTCGACTACGGCGGTGACGCCACCCGCATCGTCATCGGCGGCGACTCCGCCGGCGGGCACATCGCGGCCCTGCTCACCGCCGCGGCCCACGACGAGGACCTCGCCGCGCACTACAACCTCGACCTGCAGGTCGAGCCAGAGCACCTGCGCGGACTCGTGCAGCACTGCAGCATCGCCGATTTCTCGGTGATGTTCGAGCGCGGATTCGTGCTCAGCCTGAATTTCCTGCGGATGCTGCTGCCCGAGCGCAGCCGCGGCATGTCCCTGCGCGACGCCGCCCGATTCCTCTCGCCCATCGAGTGGCTCGACAAGGGCTTCCCGCCGGTCTTCATCACCACCTCGGAGCGCGACTACTTCTACCGGGCCAATCTCAACTTCATCAAGGCGCTGCGGCGCCGGTCCATCCTGGCCGACACCGTGATCTACGGGCGGCACCGCACCAACACTCGGCACACCTGGCAGCAGGATGCCCGGCACCCCGAATCGCAGGAGGTCTACCGCCGACTGGGTTCATTCGTGCGCACTGTTGCGGCGCTGCCCGCCCAGGCCGCGCACGCGCTGACCGCGACTGCTCCGGGCGAACCCGTCCCGGCCTAG
- a CDS encoding nucleoside phosphorylase gives MSQADTFPVTGLPKTGLPTRALVVGDPFRAEQISHQLDNVREVAHQREYRSFVGDWNGTPVIVSSHGVGAPGAICLFQELMDAGVDTIIRLGTAGALLRGIGDGDLIIAESCVRDDGVTHQLVPESYPAAASAEVVIALADAARRHDAPHHRGVVWTRAAFYPGIIDLNQAGYVKLGVLAIEMELSALLVLASTRGVRAGGGLVIDGATADDLVDTTGYDPHRTVVADGVGRGIAVTLDALVALPELV, from the coding sequence ATGAGCCAGGCCGACACGTTCCCGGTGACCGGACTTCCCAAGACCGGGCTGCCCACCCGCGCACTCGTGGTCGGTGACCCGTTCCGGGCCGAGCAGATCTCCCACCAGCTCGACAACGTGCGTGAGGTCGCTCACCAACGCGAGTACCGCTCATTCGTCGGTGACTGGAACGGCACCCCCGTCATCGTCTCCTCGCATGGCGTCGGCGCGCCGGGGGCGATCTGCCTGTTCCAGGAGCTGATGGATGCCGGCGTGGACACCATCATCCGGCTCGGCACCGCCGGCGCCCTGCTTCGCGGTATCGGCGACGGCGACCTGATCATCGCTGAGTCCTGCGTGCGCGACGACGGCGTCACCCACCAGCTTGTGCCGGAGAGCTATCCCGCCGCCGCCAGCGCAGAGGTCGTGATCGCGCTGGCCGACGCGGCCCGGCGGCACGACGCCCCGCACCACCGCGGCGTCGTCTGGACCCGGGCGGCCTTCTACCCGGGCATCATCGACCTCAACCAGGCCGGCTACGTCAAACTCGGCGTGCTCGCCATCGAGATGGAGCTATCCGCCCTGCTGGTGCTCGCCTCCACCCGCGGGGTACGCGCCGGCGGTGGCCTCGTGATCGACGGCGCCACCGCTGACGACCTCGTCGACACCACCGGGTACGACCCGCACCGCACGGTGGTGGCGGATGGCGTCGGCCGCGGCATCGCCGTCACGCTCGACGCCCTCGTGGCCCTGCCGGAGCTCGTCTGA
- a CDS encoding YbhB/YbcL family Raf kinase inhibitor-like protein: MPTTDPFARFGEVPLFSLTSLVMTDGGPLAAAQYGGGAGGADVSPDLHWSGFPAETRSFALTVFDPDAPTGSGFWHWAVFNIPADVNSLPTGAGVQNSPLLPAGAVVMPNEERQPTFIGAAPPPGTGTHRYQFVLHALDVVDLGVDPAATPAVLGFNVHFHTLARAVLEATGVAGGAAAAA; this comes from the coding sequence ATGCCCACGACCGATCCCTTCGCCCGTTTCGGCGAGGTGCCCCTGTTCAGCCTGACCAGTTTGGTGATGACCGACGGCGGCCCGCTGGCTGCCGCCCAGTACGGCGGCGGCGCCGGCGGTGCGGATGTCTCGCCCGACCTGCACTGGAGTGGCTTTCCCGCCGAGACCCGGAGCTTCGCGCTCACGGTGTTCGATCCGGACGCCCCGACCGGGTCCGGATTCTGGCACTGGGCGGTGTTCAACATTCCCGCCGACGTCAACAGCCTGCCCACCGGCGCCGGAGTCCAGAACTCGCCCCTGTTGCCCGCGGGCGCCGTCGTGATGCCGAACGAGGAGCGCCAGCCCACCTTCATCGGTGCCGCCCCGCCGCCCGGAACGGGCACACACCGCTACCAGTTCGTGCTCCACGCCCTGGATGTCGTGGACCTCGGCGTCGACCCCGCCGCGACACCGGCCGTGCTCGGATTCAACGTGCACTTCCACACCCTGGCCCGAGCGGTGCTCGAGGCCACCGGTGTGGCCGGAGGAGCCGCCGCGGCTGCCTAG